A genomic stretch from Mycobacterium paraterrae includes:
- the trhA gene encoding PAQR family membrane homeostasis protein TrhA: MSQETKVASPAETTESSSTVSEVAEHIVEGVKDTAQALVKPRARGWIHLVFAVLAVFAGASLISVSWPLAGLAAGLSTFVYTIAVVGMFTTSAVYHRVTWKSVKARTWMKRLDHSMIFVLIAGTYTPFAVLAMPHDSGVLVLWMVWGGALAGVLLKMCWPTAPRWVGVPLYLVMGWVSAFYIAVILHNAGVTAMVLLAVGGTLYSIGGIMYALRWPDPWPSTFGYHEFFHACTAIAAICHYIAIWFAVF, translated from the coding sequence TTGAGTCAGGAGACCAAGGTGGCGAGCCCGGCCGAGACGACGGAGTCGTCCAGCACTGTCAGCGAGGTCGCCGAGCACATCGTCGAGGGCGTCAAGGACACCGCCCAGGCACTGGTCAAGCCCCGGGCGCGGGGCTGGATCCATCTGGTGTTCGCCGTCCTTGCCGTCTTCGCCGGCGCGTCACTGATCTCGGTCTCGTGGCCGCTGGCCGGACTCGCCGCGGGCCTGTCGACGTTCGTCTACACGATCGCGGTAGTGGGCATGTTCACCACCAGCGCGGTCTACCACCGGGTCACCTGGAAATCGGTCAAGGCTCGGACTTGGATGAAGCGCCTCGACCACTCGATGATCTTCGTGCTGATCGCCGGCACTTATACGCCTTTCGCGGTGCTGGCCATGCCGCACGACTCGGGCGTGCTGGTGCTCTGGATGGTGTGGGGTGGCGCGCTGGCCGGGGTGCTGCTCAAGATGTGCTGGCCGACCGCGCCGCGCTGGGTGGGTGTGCCGCTCTATCTGGTGATGGGCTGGGTCTCGGCGTTCTACATCGCGGTGATCCTGCACAACGCCGGCGTGACGGCGATGGTGCTGCTGGCGGTCGGCGGCACGCTGTACAGCATCGGCGGCATCATGTATGCGCTGCGCTGGCCCGACCCGTGGCCGAGCACGTTCGGCTATCACGAGTTTTTCCACGCCTGCACCGCGATCGCCGCGATCTGTCACTACATCGCGATCTGGTTCGCGGTGTTCTAA
- a CDS encoding nuclear transport factor 2 family protein, with translation MPSAEEITAVVNRYISLVNNGSADDLVELYADDATVEDPVGGEVHIGRQAIHGFYSAMESVQRQCELVTLRVAGHEAAFHFKLTINGAMVIEPIDVMVFDGEGKISAMKAYWSPDSVTQL, from the coding sequence ATGCCGAGCGCCGAAGAGATCACCGCCGTCGTCAACCGCTACATCAGCCTTGTCAACAACGGCAGTGCGGACGACCTCGTCGAGTTGTACGCCGACGATGCCACCGTCGAAGACCCGGTGGGCGGCGAGGTACACATCGGCCGCCAGGCGATCCATGGCTTCTACTCCGCAATGGAATCCGTTCAGCGCCAATGCGAATTGGTCACGCTGCGGGTGGCCGGTCATGAGGCGGCGTTCCACTTCAAACTGACGATCAACGGCGCGATGGTCATCGAGCCTATCGACGTGATGGTCTTCGACGGCGAGGGCAAGATCAGCGCGATGAAGGCCTACTGGTCGCCCGACAGCGTCACCCAGCTGTAA
- a CDS encoding thioredoxin domain-containing protein: MSPAESGGQNQLALAASPYLRQHADNPVHWRQWSSAALAEAAQRDVPVLLSIGYAACHWCHVMAHESFEDDEVAAVMNAGFVCVKVDREERPDIDAVYMNATIALTGQGGWPMTCFLTPDGRPFFCGTYYPKEGFLQLLSAVSETWRDRRDEVEQTSDQIAAELRSRAEGVPGGGPQVDPALCDHAVALVLRDEDTAHGGFGGAPKFPPSALLEALLRHWERNGSPAALAAVQRAGTAMARGGMYDQLAGGFARYSVDDAWVVPHFEKMLYDNALLLRFYAHWARRTGDPLARRVTAETARFLLGELRDDATGMFISSLDADAAGREGSTYVWTPDQLVEVLGDDDGRWAASVFEVTEAGTFEDGASVLQRPVEADDRDRFERVRAALLSARLTRPQPPRDDKVVTAWNGLAITALAEASVVLAAPQLASAAADCAKALLRLHLVDGRLRRASLGGRVGESAAILEDHAMLATGLLALCQLVPHPAWLTAARGLLDIAMAHFADRERPGRWFDSADDAEQLVLRPADSYDSATPSGASAIAEALLTAAHLAGDERYLRAAGPTLQAHSVLLARAPRSAGHWLAVAEAAVRGPLQIAVSCAAPDSPLLADARRLAPGGAIVMGGPMDSSPLLTGRDRVGGADAAYVCRGRVCDLPVTRVEDLARNLSR; this comes from the coding sequence ATGAGTCCGGCTGAGTCCGGCGGGCAGAATCAGCTCGCACTGGCCGCCAGCCCGTATTTGCGTCAGCACGCCGATAATCCGGTGCATTGGCGACAGTGGTCGTCGGCCGCGCTGGCTGAGGCCGCCCAACGTGATGTGCCGGTGCTGCTTTCGATCGGATATGCCGCCTGCCACTGGTGTCACGTGATGGCTCACGAGTCGTTCGAGGACGACGAGGTGGCCGCGGTGATGAACGCCGGCTTCGTCTGCGTCAAGGTCGACCGCGAGGAGCGGCCAGACATCGACGCGGTCTACATGAACGCCACCATCGCGCTCACCGGTCAGGGTGGCTGGCCCATGACGTGCTTTCTGACGCCGGACGGACGACCGTTCTTCTGCGGCACGTACTACCCCAAAGAAGGTTTCCTGCAACTACTTTCGGCGGTCTCCGAGACCTGGCGCGACCGCCGCGACGAGGTTGAGCAGACATCCGATCAGATCGCGGCGGAGCTGCGGTCGAGGGCTGAGGGCGTTCCCGGCGGTGGACCGCAGGTCGACCCGGCGCTGTGTGACCATGCGGTGGCACTGGTGCTGCGCGACGAGGACACCGCGCACGGCGGCTTCGGTGGCGCACCGAAATTCCCGCCGTCGGCGCTGCTGGAAGCGCTGCTGCGGCACTGGGAACGGAACGGCTCCCCGGCCGCCCTGGCTGCGGTCCAGCGTGCCGGGACGGCGATGGCTCGCGGCGGTATGTACGACCAGCTCGCCGGTGGATTTGCCCGTTACAGTGTCGACGACGCCTGGGTGGTCCCGCATTTCGAGAAGATGCTGTACGACAACGCGTTGTTGCTGCGGTTCTACGCGCACTGGGCGCGTCGCACCGGTGACCCGCTGGCGCGTCGCGTGACCGCCGAGACCGCGCGATTCCTGCTCGGCGAACTGCGCGACGACGCAACCGGCATGTTCATCTCGTCGCTGGACGCCGATGCCGCCGGCCGCGAGGGCTCCACCTACGTGTGGACGCCCGACCAGCTCGTCGAAGTACTCGGTGACGACGACGGACGTTGGGCCGCATCGGTTTTCGAGGTAACGGAGGCTGGAACCTTCGAAGACGGGGCATCGGTGTTGCAGCGGCCCGTCGAGGCCGACGACCGCGACCGCTTCGAGCGCGTCAGGGCCGCCCTGCTGTCGGCTCGGCTGACGCGGCCGCAGCCGCCGCGCGACGACAAGGTAGTCACCGCCTGGAACGGACTGGCGATCACCGCATTGGCCGAAGCCAGTGTGGTGCTGGCCGCACCCCAATTGGCCAGCGCCGCAGCGGATTGCGCGAAGGCGCTGCTGCGTCTGCACCTGGTCGATGGCCGGTTGCGCCGGGCCAGCCTCGGCGGCCGCGTCGGTGAGAGCGCCGCGATTCTGGAGGACCACGCGATGCTGGCCACCGGCCTGCTCGCGCTCTGTCAGCTGGTGCCGCACCCCGCCTGGCTGACCGCCGCCCGTGGCCTGCTCGACATCGCGATGGCACACTTCGCCGATCGGGAACGGCCGGGTCGCTGGTTCGACAGCGCCGACGACGCCGAGCAGCTGGTGCTGCGGCCGGCCGACTCCTACGACAGTGCGACGCCTTCAGGTGCGTCGGCGATCGCCGAAGCCCTACTTACCGCGGCGCATCTGGCCGGTGACGAACGCTACCTGCGCGCGGCCGGCCCCACGCTGCAGGCGCACAGCGTGCTGCTGGCTCGCGCTCCGCGTTCGGCCGGTCACTGGTTGGCCGTCGCCGAAGCCGCCGTGCGCGGGCCGCTGCAGATCGCGGTGTCCTGCGCCGCCCCGGACTCGCCGTTGCTGGCCGACGCGCGCCGTCTCGCACCCGGCGGGGCGATCGTGATGGGCGGCCCGATGGATTCCTCGCCGCTGCTGACCGGCCGCGACCGGGTCGGCGGTGCCGATGCGGCGTACGTATGCCGCGGCCGGGTATGCGATCTACCGGTCACGCGCGTCGAGGATCTCGCCCGCAACCTGTCGCGGTAG
- the mca gene encoding mycothiol conjugate amidase Mca, giving the protein MSELRLMAVHAHPDDESSKGAATLARYADEGHRVLVVTLTGGERGDILNPAMDLPEIHGRIAEVRRDEMAKAAEILGVEHTWLGFVDSGLPQGDPPPPLPEDCFALVPLETPTEALVRVIREFRPHVMTTYDENGGYPHPDHIRCHQVSVAAYEAAGDYRRFPGAGPVWSVSKLYYNHGFLRQRMQKLQDEFARRGQTGPFEKWLKHWDPAHDVHAERVTTRVECSAYFSQRDDALRAHATQIDPKGDFFAAPISWQQELWPTEEFELARSRVPVRLPETDLFAGIEDAS; this is encoded by the coding sequence GTGAGCGAACTGCGGTTGATGGCGGTACACGCCCACCCGGACGACGAGTCCAGCAAGGGTGCTGCCACCCTTGCCCGCTACGCGGACGAGGGACACCGCGTGCTAGTGGTGACGTTGACCGGGGGCGAGCGCGGCGACATCCTCAACCCGGCCATGGACCTGCCGGAAATCCACGGGCGCATCGCCGAGGTCCGTCGCGACGAGATGGCCAAGGCCGCCGAGATCCTCGGCGTCGAACACACCTGGCTGGGCTTCGTCGACTCCGGGCTGCCTCAGGGAGATCCACCGCCGCCGTTGCCGGAGGACTGTTTCGCGCTGGTACCGCTGGAGACGCCTACGGAGGCGCTGGTGCGCGTCATCCGCGAATTCCGGCCGCACGTGATGACCACCTACGACGAGAACGGCGGCTATCCGCACCCGGATCACATTCGCTGTCACCAGGTTTCGGTGGCCGCTTACGAGGCGGCCGGCGACTACCGGCGCTTCCCGGGTGCGGGGCCGGTGTGGTCGGTCTCCAAGCTCTACTACAACCACGGATTCCTGCGTCAACGAATGCAGAAGCTGCAGGACGAATTCGCCAGGCGAGGGCAGACCGGCCCGTTCGAAAAATGGCTCAAGCACTGGGATCCCGCGCACGATGTGCATGCCGAGCGCGTGACGACGCGGGTGGAGTGCTCGGCGTATTTTAGTCAGCGCGATGACGCGCTGCGCGCACACGCCACCCAGATCGACCCCAAGGGTGATTTCTTCGCCGCGCCGATCTCCTGGCAGCAAGAGCTCTGGCCCACTGAGGAATTCGAGCTGGCCCGCTCGCGTGTTCCGGTGCGACTGCCCGAGACCGACCTGTTCGCCGGAATCGAGGATGCATCGTGA
- a CDS encoding DUF4307 domain-containing protein → MTERSPAPPQSRYGRGRPSLPSRRVFLALSAVVVAACLALALLAYHRMGRGDVEGTLAGYSLVDGQTVSVTISVTRKDPSRAVDCIVRVRAKDGSEAGRREVLVPPSNRATVQVTTVLKASKPAAVGDIYGCGTDVPSYLRAP, encoded by the coding sequence ATGACTGAACGCTCCCCTGCGCCGCCGCAATCCCGCTACGGGCGCGGCCGCCCATCGCTCCCGTCCCGCCGCGTATTCCTCGCGCTGTCAGCGGTGGTCGTCGCCGCCTGCCTCGCGCTGGCCCTGCTCGCCTATCACCGGATGGGCCGCGGCGACGTCGAAGGGACGCTGGCTGGTTATTCACTCGTCGACGGCCAGACCGTCTCAGTAACGATCAGCGTGACCCGAAAAGACCCATCGCGAGCCGTCGATTGCATCGTTCGGGTCCGTGCGAAAGACGGCAGTGAAGCGGGCCGGCGCGAGGTGTTGGTTCCCCCGTCGAACCGGGCGACCGTGCAGGTGACGACGGTACTGAAGGCCAGCAAGCCCGCAGCCGTCGGCGACATCTACGGCTGCGGTACCGATGTGCCCAGCTACCTTCGCGCGCCCTGA
- the greA gene encoding transcription elongation factor GreA, producing MTDTQVTWLTQESHDRLKSELDQLIANRPVIAAEINDRREEGDLRENGGYHAAREEQGQQEARIRQLQDLLNNAKVGEVPKQSGVALPGSVVKVYYNDDESDTETFLIGTREQAVNDGKLEVYSPNSPLGGALIDAKEGETRSYTVPNGSTVKVTLVSAEPYHS from the coding sequence ATGACGGACACCCAGGTGACCTGGTTGACCCAGGAGTCACACGATCGACTCAAGTCCGAGCTCGATCAGTTGATCGCGAATCGTCCTGTCATCGCCGCCGAAATCAACGACCGGCGCGAAGAAGGCGATCTGCGCGAGAACGGCGGCTACCACGCCGCCCGCGAGGAGCAGGGCCAGCAAGAGGCCCGCATCCGGCAACTGCAGGACCTGCTGAACAACGCGAAGGTCGGTGAGGTGCCCAAGCAGTCCGGCGTCGCGCTGCCCGGCTCGGTGGTGAAGGTGTACTACAACGACGACGAGTCGGACACCGAGACGTTCCTGATCGGCACCCGCGAGCAGGCCGTCAACGACGGCAAGCTCGAGGTCTACTCACCGAACTCGCCGCTCGGCGGCGCGCTGATCGACGCCAAAGAAGGCGAGACGCGCAGTTACACGGTGCCCAACGGCAGCACCGTCAAGGTGACGCTGGTCAGCGCGGAGCCCTACCACTCCTAA
- a CDS encoding cystathionine gamma-synthase has protein sequence MSGHEHFAKAGLSTKAIHAGYRPDPATGAVNVPIYASSTFAQDGVGGLRGGFEYARTGNPTRAALEATLAAVEDGRFGRAFSSGMAATDCALRTLLRPGDHLVIPDDAYGGTFRLIDKVFAHWGVVHTPVALADLDAVRAAVTPQTRLIWVETPTNPLLSIADIAGIAAIGTECGAKVLVDNTFASPALQQPLTLGADIVLHSTTKYIGGHSDVVGGALITNDEELDTAFAFLQNGAGAVPGPFDAYLTMRGLKTLVVRMQRHSENASAVAHFLAEHPAVESVLYPGLASHPGHQVAARQMHGFGGMVSARMKGGRAAAQALCAATQVFILAESLGGVESLIEHPGAMTHASTAGSQLEVPDDLVRLSVGIEDQADLIADLEQALG, from the coding sequence ATGAGCGGACACGAGCATTTCGCCAAGGCAGGCCTGTCCACCAAGGCCATTCATGCCGGCTACCGGCCCGACCCGGCGACCGGCGCGGTCAACGTCCCGATCTACGCCAGCAGCACGTTCGCCCAGGACGGGGTGGGCGGTCTGCGCGGCGGGTTCGAGTACGCGCGCACCGGCAACCCGACCAGGGCCGCGTTGGAGGCCACGCTGGCGGCTGTCGAGGACGGCCGCTTTGGCCGAGCGTTCAGCTCGGGCATGGCGGCTACGGATTGCGCGTTGCGCACCCTGCTGCGTCCCGGCGATCACCTGGTGATCCCCGACGACGCCTACGGCGGCACGTTCCGGCTCATCGATAAGGTGTTTGCGCATTGGGGCGTCGTCCACACCCCGGTCGCACTAGCCGACCTCGACGCGGTGCGCGCGGCCGTCACGCCACAGACCCGGCTGATCTGGGTCGAGACACCGACCAACCCGCTGCTGTCGATCGCCGACATCGCCGGTATCGCCGCGATCGGCACCGAGTGCGGCGCGAAGGTGTTGGTGGACAACACGTTTGCCTCGCCGGCGCTGCAGCAGCCGCTGACCCTTGGCGCCGACATCGTGCTGCATTCGACGACGAAATACATTGGCGGGCATTCCGACGTGGTGGGCGGTGCGCTGATCACCAATGACGAGGAATTGGACACCGCCTTCGCGTTTCTGCAGAACGGCGCCGGCGCGGTGCCGGGACCATTCGACGCGTACCTGACCATGCGCGGCTTGAAGACGCTGGTGGTCCGGATGCAGCGGCACAGCGAAAACGCTTCGGCAGTAGCACATTTCCTCGCCGAGCACCCCGCGGTCGAGTCGGTGCTCTACCCCGGATTGGCGAGCCATCCAGGACATCAGGTCGCTGCCCGGCAGATGCACGGTTTCGGCGGCATGGTCTCGGCGCGGATGAAGGGCGGACGCGCCGCGGCGCAGGCGCTGTGCGCCGCCACTCAGGTGTTCATCCTGGCCGAGTCGCTGGGTGGGGTCGAGTCGCTGATCGAGCACCCCGGCGCGATGACGCATGCGTCGACAGCCGGATCTCAACTTGAAGTTCCCGACGACCTGGTTCGGTTGTCGGTCGGTATCGAGGACCAGGCCGACCTCATCGCCGACCTCGAGCAGGCGTTGGGTTAG
- a CDS encoding RDD family protein, with the protein MTEQPPPSSFPPPPPPGGGSYPPPPPPSGGYVPPPPGPVLRGLTRDQYTPWVIRVAAYLIDHAPLALILGVGWLVLENSVDSACLTNITMSTVEQICSVGYSTIGLTVMWIALLVALGYFIWNFGYRQGTTGSSIGKSMLRFQVVSENTGKPIGFAMSTLRAITHVVDAVVFFVGYLFPLWDAKRQTLADKMMATVCLATKAPPAEGATP; encoded by the coding sequence ATGACCGAACAACCGCCACCGTCGTCGTTCCCGCCACCACCTCCGCCAGGTGGCGGCAGCTACCCGCCGCCGCCCCCGCCGTCGGGCGGATACGTGCCGCCGCCGCCCGGGCCGGTGCTGCGAGGGCTGACCCGCGACCAGTACACGCCGTGGGTGATCAGGGTCGCGGCCTACCTCATCGACCACGCCCCGCTCGCGTTGATTTTGGGCGTCGGCTGGTTAGTGCTGGAGAATTCCGTCGACAGCGCATGTCTGACCAACATCACGATGAGCACCGTCGAGCAGATCTGTTCCGTCGGTTATTCGACAATTGGGCTCACCGTGATGTGGATTGCGCTGCTGGTCGCGCTGGGCTACTTCATCTGGAACTTCGGCTACCGCCAGGGCACTACCGGATCCAGCATTGGCAAGTCGATGCTGAGGTTCCAGGTGGTCAGCGAAAACACCGGCAAGCCAATCGGTTTCGCCATGTCGACGCTGCGCGCGATCACTCACGTGGTCGACGCGGTCGTCTTCTTCGTCGGGTATCTGTTTCCGCTGTGGGACGCCAAGCGCCAAACGCTGGCCGACAAGATGATGGCCACGGTTTGCCTGGCGACTAAAGCTCCACCGGCCGAGGGGGCCACGCCCTAG
- a CDS encoding cystathionine beta-synthase, with the protein MRIAQHISELIGNTPLVQLTSVVPPGAGRVVAKVEYLNPGLSSKDRIAVKMIDAAEASGELKPGGTIVEPTSGNTGVGLALVAQHRGYRCVFVCPDKVSEDKRNALRAYGAEVVVCPTAVPPEHPDSYYNVSDRLVTEIDGAWKPDQYSNPQGPASHYETTGPEIWADTDGQVTHFVAGIGTGGTITGAGRYLKDASGGKVRVIGADPEGSVYSGGTGRPYLVEGVGEDFWPKAYDPTVADEIIAVSDSDSFNMTRRLAREEALLVGGSCGMAVVAALKVAEQAGPDALVVVLLPDGGRGYMSKIFNDAWMSSYGFLRTRLDGSIEPTVGDVLRGKSGHLPDLVHTHPSETVRDAISILREYGVSQMPVVGAEPPVMAGEVAGSVSERELLSAVFEGRAHLADAVSAHMSPPLPIIGAGEQVSALAKALRDLDAVMVVEEGKPVGVITRYDLLGFLSDGASRK; encoded by the coding sequence ATGCGGATCGCGCAGCACATCAGTGAGCTCATCGGCAACACTCCGCTGGTTCAGCTGACTTCGGTCGTGCCGCCGGGCGCGGGCCGGGTGGTGGCCAAGGTCGAGTACCTCAACCCTGGGCTGAGTAGCAAAGACCGGATCGCGGTGAAGATGATCGACGCCGCCGAGGCCAGCGGCGAACTCAAACCGGGCGGCACCATCGTCGAGCCGACGTCTGGCAACACCGGTGTCGGGCTGGCCCTGGTCGCCCAGCACCGGGGATATCGCTGCGTTTTCGTCTGCCCGGACAAAGTCAGCGAGGACAAGCGCAACGCGCTGCGCGCCTATGGTGCCGAGGTCGTGGTGTGCCCGACCGCGGTGCCGCCCGAGCATCCGGACAGCTACTACAACGTTTCCGACCGGCTGGTCACCGAGATCGACGGTGCTTGGAAGCCCGACCAGTACTCCAATCCGCAGGGCCCGGCCAGCCACTACGAGACCACCGGACCGGAGATCTGGGCCGACACCGACGGCCAGGTCACGCACTTCGTCGCGGGCATCGGCACGGGCGGAACCATCACCGGTGCCGGCCGCTACCTCAAGGACGCCTCCGGCGGGAAGGTCCGCGTGATCGGCGCCGACCCAGAGGGTTCGGTGTATTCCGGCGGCACCGGACGGCCGTATCTGGTCGAAGGCGTCGGCGAGGACTTCTGGCCGAAGGCCTACGACCCGACGGTGGCGGACGAGATCATCGCGGTGTCGGACTCTGACTCGTTCAACATGACCCGCAGGCTCGCCCGCGAGGAGGCGCTGCTGGTCGGTGGGTCGTGTGGGATGGCGGTGGTCGCGGCGCTGAAGGTGGCCGAACAAGCCGGCCCGGACGCGCTAGTGGTCGTGCTGCTGCCCGACGGCGGCCGCGGCTACATGTCGAAGATCTTCAACGACGCCTGGATGTCGTCGTACGGCTTCCTTCGTACCCGGCTGGACGGCTCGATCGAGCCCACGGTCGGTGACGTGTTGCGCGGCAAATCCGGTCACCTGCCCGACCTGGTGCACACCCACCCGTCGGAGACTGTGCGCGACGCGATCAGCATCCTGCGCGAGTACGGGGTCTCTCAGATGCCCGTCGTCGGCGCCGAGCCGCCGGTGATGGCGGGCGAGGTGGCGGGCAGCGTCTCGGAGCGTGAACTGCTGTCGGCCGTCTTCGAGGGCCGCGCCCACCTGGCTGACGCGGTCAGCGCGCACATGAGCCCGCCGCTGCCGATCATCGGCGCCGGTGAACAGGTCAGTGCGCTGGCCAAAGCGTTGCGCGACCTGGACGCCGTGATGGTCGTCGAGGAGGGCAAGCCCGTCGGGGTCATCACCCGCTACGACTTGCTGGGCTTCTTGTCCGACGGAGCGTCACGCAAGTAG
- a CDS encoding alpha/beta hydrolase fold domain-containing protein, translating to MTAPSKVSGSPRTPLRARDVLRARRFAASDGKPVEVIESGPSLAGMVAALACKLTIRPTLGVVSYIPFVPFPFGIIDFACRALLPGPGTVRTTVELPHCTAQLVRAPGVLPADGKRRVVLYLHGGAFLTCGVNSHSRIVNALSKFADSPVLVVNYRLIPKHSVGQALDDCHDAYQWLRLRGYQPDQVVVAGDSAGGYLALALAQRLQQAHEELAALVAISPLLQLAKEPKQSHPNIKTDAMFPAKAFDALLTLVAKAARKHIVDGKPEQLYEPLDHVEPGLPRTLIHVSGSEVLLNDARLAARALAEAGVPTEVRVWPGQIHDFQLAGPMVPEAVRSLRQIGEYIREATG from the coding sequence ATGACCGCACCAAGCAAAGTCTCGGGTTCTCCCCGGACCCCTCTTCGCGCCCGTGACGTGCTGCGCGCTCGCAGGTTTGCCGCCAGCGACGGCAAGCCGGTCGAGGTCATCGAGAGCGGACCCAGCCTTGCCGGGATGGTGGCCGCGCTGGCCTGCAAGCTGACCATCCGTCCGACACTCGGTGTGGTCAGCTACATCCCGTTCGTGCCGTTTCCGTTCGGCATCATCGACTTCGCCTGCCGGGCCCTTCTTCCGGGCCCGGGAACCGTCCGCACCACCGTCGAGCTGCCGCACTGCACCGCGCAGCTGGTCCGCGCTCCGGGTGTGCTGCCGGCCGACGGCAAGCGCCGGGTTGTGCTGTATCTGCACGGCGGCGCGTTCCTGACCTGTGGGGTCAACTCGCACAGCCGCATCGTCAACGCGCTGTCCAAGTTTGCCGATTCTCCAGTGCTGGTGGTCAACTACCGTCTGATTCCGAAGCACTCGGTGGGCCAGGCGCTCGACGACTGCCACGACGCCTACCAGTGGTTGCGGTTGCGCGGATACCAGCCCGACCAGGTTGTGGTGGCCGGCGACTCGGCCGGTGGATACCTGGCTCTTGCTCTGGCGCAACGGCTTCAGCAGGCGCACGAAGAACTCGCGGCGCTGGTCGCGATCTCGCCGCTGCTGCAGCTGGCGAAGGAACCCAAGCAGTCGCACCCCAACATCAAGACCGATGCGATGTTCCCCGCCAAGGCTTTCGACGCCTTGCTCACCCTGGTCGCCAAGGCTGCGCGCAAGCACATCGTCGACGGCAAGCCCGAGCAGCTCTACGAGCCGCTGGATCACGTCGAGCCCGGCTTGCCCCGGACGCTGATTCACGTGTCCGGGTCCGAGGTGCTGTTGAACGACGCCCGCCTGGCCGCCCGGGCCCTCGCGGAGGCTGGCGTGCCGACCGAAGTGCGGGTGTGGCCCGGACAGATCCACGACTTCCAGCTGGCCGGACCGATGGTGCCCGAGGCGGTCCGCTCGCTGCGCCAGATCGGCGAATACATTCGCGAGGCGACAGGCTAA
- a CDS encoding SGNH/GDSL hydrolase family protein, whose protein sequence is MVALAAAGALASTGTAYVGARNLLIGQAAKARTVIPKSWDVPPRADGVYSPGGGPVERWQRGMDFDLHLMIFGDSTATGYGCRTADEVPGVLIARGLADQTGKRIRLSTKAIVGATSKGLSGQVDAMFVAGPPPDAAVILIGANDVTALNGIGASARRLGAAVRRLCASGAVVVVATCPDFGVVKAIPQPLRWTVRTLGLRLARAQSGAVRAAGGVPVPLASLVNDEFKHSAHLMLSDDQFHPSAAGYALAASQLLPALCHALGDWAGEPLPGLPSSSATEAGPGYSMLRLLSRLWRRPTTGVPAPIVVPASS, encoded by the coding sequence ATGGTCGCGCTGGCCGCAGCGGGCGCGCTGGCGTCGACCGGCACCGCCTATGTGGGGGCGCGAAACTTGCTGATCGGGCAGGCCGCGAAGGCACGCACTGTGATCCCGAAATCCTGGGACGTGCCGCCCCGCGCCGACGGCGTCTACTCACCGGGCGGTGGCCCGGTGGAACGCTGGCAGCGCGGGATGGACTTCGACCTGCACCTGATGATCTTCGGCGACTCGACGGCGACCGGATACGGCTGCCGGACCGCCGACGAGGTCCCCGGCGTGCTGATCGCGCGCGGGCTGGCCGACCAGACCGGCAAACGGATTCGGTTGAGCACCAAGGCGATCGTCGGTGCCACGTCCAAGGGGTTGTCCGGACAGGTCGACGCCATGTTCGTGGCCGGTCCGCCACCTGACGCCGCAGTCATCCTGATCGGCGCCAACGACGTCACGGCGCTGAATGGCATCGGCGCGTCTGCTCGTCGCCTGGGGGCGGCGGTGCGACGACTGTGCGCCAGCGGGGCCGTTGTCGTGGTAGCCACCTGCCCCGATTTCGGTGTCGTCAAAGCGATTCCGCAGCCGCTGCGGTGGACCGTGCGCACGCTGGGTCTGCGACTGGCCCGCGCGCAGTCGGGTGCCGTCCGGGCGGCCGGTGGTGTTCCGGTGCCGCTCGCCTCGCTGGTCAACGACGAGTTCAAGCATTCGGCGCATTTGATGCTGTCTGACGACCAGTTCCACCCGTCGGCCGCCGGCTATGCCCTGGCCGCCAGTCAGCTGTTGCCGGCGCTGTGTCACGCGCTCGGCGACTGGGCCGGCGAGCCGCTGCCCGGCCTTCCTTCATCGTCGGCGACGGAAGCCGGACCGGGCTATTCGATGCTGCGACTGCTCTCCCGGCTGTGGCGGCGGCCCACCACTGGCGTGCCCGCGCCCATCGTCGTCCCGGCCTCCAGCTAG